CTCCACGACAGGTCTCTACGCCGGCGGGGTGGCGTTTAACGATGTGTTCGACGCCAACCTCGACGCCGTCGAACGCCCCGAGCGCCCGATACCGGCAGGTCGGGTCACCCGGCAAAACGCGGCGATCTTCGCGGGATCCTTGCTGCTGGGCGGTATCGCCGCGGCTTTTGCGGCCTCGCCGGCCGCCGGCCTCCTGGCCCTCGCCATCGCCGCGGCAGCCCTGGTCTACGACGCCTACGGCAAACACCACGCGTTGCTGGGTCCGATCAACATGGGCCTCTGCCGGGGCGGCAATCTGTTGCTCGGGATGGGCGCTGCGCCACTGATGATCGTCCACCACTGGCCCCTGGCGCTGCTGCCGATCGTCTACATCGCCGCCATCACGGCCATCAGCCGGGGCGAAGTGACCGGCGGCTCGAAGCGCGTCGGGTACCTGGCCGTCGGGCTCGTCGTCCTGGTCATCCTGGCCCTGGGGTACATCGGGTTCGACGCCGTGGCGGTCGAGCCCGTCAGTGGGCTTTTCCCGTTTATCTTTACTGGCCTCGTATTGCCGGCGTTTCTGCGCGCGGCGAAGCAGCCGACGGCAGAGACGATCCAGCGCGCCGTCCGCACCGGCATCATGGGCCTCATCGTGCTGAATGCCGCGATCGCCGCCTTGTATGCAGGCCCAACGGCCG
The DNA window shown above is from Rhodothermales bacterium and carries:
- the eboC gene encoding UbiA-like protein EboC (EboC, a homolog the polyprenyltransferase UbiA, belongs to system of proteins involved in the trafficking of precursor metabolites to an extracytoplasmic compartment so that the biosynthesis of certain natural products, such as scytonemin, can be completed.), which encodes MRSYLQLARPANIVTAWADVLAGFAVTGGLAAVHIQAETLGWLLLSTTGLYAGGVAFNDVFDANLDAVERPERPIPAGRVTRQNAAIFAGSLLLGGIAAAFAASPAAGLLALAIAAAALVYDAYGKHHALLGPINMGLCRGGNLLLGMGAAPLMIVHHWPLALLPIVYIAAITAISRGEVTGGSKRVGYLAVGLVVLVILALGYIGFDAVAVEPVSGLFPFIFTGLVLPAFLRAAKQPTAETIQRAVRTGIMGLIVLNAAIAALYAGPTAGLAILSLLPVSVLLARLFAVT